One segment of Vallicoccus soli DNA contains the following:
- a CDS encoding calcium-binding protein, with protein sequence MRTRTSTTRTPGDLRSRTRTTRAVTLVAALALPVAALAAGPAGAGTPTCAGKKATIVGTAGYDDLVGTSGKDVIVALGGADYVDGRGGDDTICAGGGSDLVRGGGGNDRVLGEGDGDYLYGGTGRDVLQGGSGADELYLYDDSTGGDAGTDRGEGGDGADRVYGLDGAGGDTVLGGGGADACTSDAGDTRSGCES encoded by the coding sequence GTGCGCACCCGCACCTCGACCACCCGCACCCCCGGCGACCTCCGCAGCCGGACCCGCACCACCCGGGCCGTGACCCTCGTGGCGGCCCTCGCCCTGCCCGTCGCGGCGCTCGCGGCCGGACCGGCCGGCGCCGGCACGCCGACCTGCGCCGGCAAGAAGGCGACGATCGTCGGCACGGCCGGCTACGACGACCTCGTCGGCACGAGCGGCAAGGACGTCATCGTGGCCCTCGGCGGCGCCGACTACGTCGACGGCCGCGGCGGGGACGACACCATCTGCGCCGGCGGCGGCAGCGACCTGGTCCGCGGCGGGGGCGGCAACGACCGCGTCCTCGGCGAGGGCGACGGCGACTACCTCTACGGCGGCACCGGCCGCGACGTCCTGCAGGGCGGCAGCGGCGCGGACGAGCTCTACCTCTACGACGACAGCACCGGCGGCGACGCCGGGACCGACCGCGGCGAGGGCGGCGACGGCGCCGACCGGGTCTACGGCCTCGACGGGGCCGGCGGCGACACCGTCCTCGGCGGCGGGGGCGCGGACGCCTGCACGAGCGACGCGGGCGACACCCGCTCGGGCTGCGAGTCCTGA
- a CDS encoding leucyl aminopeptidase, whose amino-acid sequence MTSLTLTSSSAAGLRVDAVVVGVAEGPRGPVLAPGSADVEGAFPGGLAKVLPALGATGAAGEVVRTASLGALRAPVLVAVGLGAAPGRGGSYDPEALRRAAGAAVRELAGTARVGLALPAEDAGAVAAVAEGALLGGYAYLRYRTASLERHKPPVEAVTLVTPVARERAARQAVERATALAAAVHLCRDLVNAPPSDLPPAALAAEAQRVAEGRALEVTVLDERALKRGRYGGILGVGQGSANPPRLVRLAYRHPEAQVHLAIVGKGITFDSGGLSLKPPQSMEWMKSDMGGAAAVLATMAAVADLGPAVDVTGWMPIAENMPSGTAQRPSDVLTMRGGTTVEVLNTDAEGRLVLADAIVDASSESPDLIVDAATLTGAQLVALGSRTAAIMSNRDGLREALHGVATRAGEAMWPMPLPPELRRSMDSQVADIANMGDRYGGMLVAGLFLQEFVGEGIPWAHLDIAGPAWNDGEPFGYTPKGGTGAAVRTLVALAEDLASGAVAV is encoded by the coding sequence GTGACCAGCCTGACGCTCACCAGCTCCTCCGCCGCGGGCCTGCGGGTCGACGCCGTCGTCGTCGGCGTCGCCGAGGGACCGCGCGGGCCCGTGCTCGCGCCGGGCTCGGCCGACGTCGAGGGCGCCTTCCCCGGCGGCCTCGCCAAGGTCCTGCCCGCGCTCGGCGCCACCGGCGCCGCCGGCGAGGTGGTGCGCACCGCGTCGCTGGGCGCGCTGCGGGCCCCGGTGCTCGTCGCCGTCGGCCTCGGGGCGGCGCCGGGCCGCGGGGGGTCGTACGACCCCGAGGCCCTGCGCCGCGCGGCCGGCGCCGCGGTCCGCGAGCTGGCCGGCACCGCGCGCGTCGGGCTGGCGCTGCCCGCCGAGGACGCCGGCGCCGTCGCGGCCGTCGCCGAGGGCGCGCTCCTGGGGGGCTACGCCTACCTGCGCTACCGCACGGCCTCGCTCGAGCGGCACAAGCCGCCGGTGGAGGCGGTCACCCTCGTCACGCCCGTCGCCCGCGAGCGCGCCGCGCGCCAGGCGGTCGAGCGGGCCACCGCGCTCGCCGCGGCCGTGCACCTGTGCCGCGACCTCGTCAACGCCCCGCCGTCCGACCTGCCGCCGGCGGCCCTGGCCGCCGAGGCGCAGCGCGTGGCCGAGGGCCGCGCCCTCGAGGTCACCGTCCTCGACGAGCGCGCGCTCAAGCGGGGGAGGTACGGCGGCATCCTCGGCGTCGGGCAGGGCTCGGCCAACCCGCCGCGGCTGGTGCGCCTCGCCTACCGGCACCCCGAGGCGCAGGTCCACCTCGCGATCGTCGGCAAGGGCATCACCTTCGACTCCGGCGGCCTGTCGCTCAAGCCGCCGCAGTCGATGGAGTGGATGAAGTCCGACATGGGCGGCGCCGCGGCCGTGCTCGCCACGATGGCGGCCGTCGCGGACCTCGGCCCCGCCGTCGACGTCACCGGCTGGATGCCGATCGCCGAGAACATGCCGTCGGGCACCGCCCAGCGCCCCTCCGACGTGCTGACCATGCGCGGCGGCACGACCGTCGAGGTGCTGAACACCGACGCCGAGGGTCGCCTCGTGCTCGCCGACGCCATCGTGGACGCCAGCAGCGAGTCCCCCGACCTCATCGTCGACGCCGCGACGCTCACCGGCGCGCAGCTCGTCGCCCTCGGCAGCCGTACCGCGGCGATCATGAGCAACCGCGACGGCCTGCGCGAGGCGCTGCACGGCGTCGCGACCCGCGCCGGCGAGGCCATGTGGCCGATGCCGCTGCCGCCGGAGCTGCGCCGGTCCATGGACTCGCAGGTCGCCGACATCGCCAACATGGGCGACCGGTACGGCGGCATGCTCGTCGCGGGGCTCTTCCTGCAGGAGTTCGTCGGCGAGGGCATCCCCTGGGCGCACCTCGACATCGCGGGCCCTGCCTGGAACGACGGCGAGCCGTTCGGCTACACGCCGAAGGGCGGCACCGGCGCGGCGGTGCGCACGCTCGTCGCGCTCGCCGAGGACCTCGCGAGCGGGGCCGTCGCGGTCTGA
- the gcvT gene encoding glycine cleavage system aminomethyltransferase GcvT codes for MTDPVTDLLRSPLHDRHVALGARTGDFGGWEMPIQYAGVVEEHTAVREGVGVFDVSHLGKADVRGPGAVAFLDRCLTGALGGVPAGRAQYTLACDDASGGVVDDLIAYVRSDEEVFLVPNAANTAGLLARLRAAAPAGVDVVDRHRDFAVLAVQGPRADEVLTALGLPHGHGYMSFQDAGWSGAAVTVCRTGYTGERGYELVTPVEAAAALWDAVLASVEGVRPCGLGARDTLRTEMGYPLHGQDLTLGTTPVQAGASWAVGWDKPAFWGREVLLAERAAGPGRRLRGLAALDRGIPRPGMAVTRDGAEVGSVTSGTFSPTLKQGIGLALLDAAVGLDDEVAVDVRGRTSRFRVVKPPFVPSHVR; via the coding sequence GTGACGGACCCGGTGACGGACCTGCTGCGCTCGCCCCTGCACGACCGGCACGTCGCGCTCGGCGCCCGCACCGGCGACTTCGGCGGCTGGGAGATGCCGATCCAGTACGCGGGCGTCGTCGAGGAGCACACCGCGGTGCGCGAGGGCGTCGGCGTCTTCGACGTGAGCCACCTCGGCAAGGCCGACGTCCGCGGCCCGGGGGCCGTCGCGTTCCTGGACCGCTGCCTCACCGGCGCGCTGGGCGGGGTCCCGGCCGGCCGGGCGCAGTACACCCTCGCCTGCGACGACGCGTCCGGCGGGGTCGTCGACGACCTCATCGCGTACGTCCGCTCGGACGAGGAGGTCTTCCTCGTGCCGAACGCGGCCAACACCGCGGGCCTGCTCGCGCGGCTGCGCGCTGCGGCCCCCGCCGGCGTCGACGTCGTCGACCGGCACCGCGACTTCGCGGTCCTCGCGGTGCAGGGCCCGCGCGCGGACGAGGTGCTGACCGCGCTCGGGCTGCCGCACGGGCACGGCTACATGTCGTTCCAGGACGCGGGGTGGAGCGGCGCCGCCGTCACCGTCTGCCGCACGGGCTACACCGGCGAGCGCGGGTACGAGCTCGTCACCCCGGTCGAGGCCGCCGCGGCGCTGTGGGACGCGGTGCTGGCCTCGGTCGAGGGGGTGCGCCCGTGCGGGCTCGGCGCCCGCGACACGCTGCGCACCGAGATGGGCTACCCGCTGCACGGGCAGGACCTGACCCTGGGCACCACGCCCGTGCAGGCCGGCGCCTCCTGGGCCGTGGGCTGGGACAAGCCCGCCTTCTGGGGCCGCGAGGTGCTGCTCGCCGAGCGCGCGGCCGGCCCGGGGCGCCGGCTGCGCGGCCTGGCCGCCCTCGACCGGGGCATCCCGCGCCCGGGCATGGCCGTCACCCGCGACGGCGCCGAGGTCGGCTCCGTCACGAGCGGCACCTTCTCGCCGACGCTCAAGCAGGGCATCGGGCTGGCCCTGCTCGACGCCGCGGTGGGCCTCGACGACGAGGTGGCGGTCGACGTGCGGGGCCGCACCTCGCGCTTCCGCGTCGTCAAGCCGCCCTTCGTGCCCTCGCACGTGCGCTGA
- a CDS encoding adenosylcobinamide-GDP ribazoletransferase, translated as MRGARLALGLLTVVPAGAPPVDRRTAAAAMLWAPALGLALGAALLAGGAALGLLGLGPALLAVAGMAGLALLTRGLHLDGLADTADGLGSGRPAEGALEVMRRSDVGPFGVVVLVLVLLADAAALAQLVAAGWGPLAALAPAAGRLALPLACRAGVPAARPGGLGALVAGSVPRPAAAAAALGTAGALAAAGALAGAATGAGGALHGALAGAAAAAAGAAAALVLLRRCVRRLGGTTGDVLGACVETAQCAALVALVAVVAAP; from the coding sequence GTGAGGGGCGCCCGGCTGGCCCTCGGCCTGCTGACCGTCGTCCCCGCAGGGGCGCCGCCGGTCGACCGGCGCACCGCCGCCGCGGCCATGCTCTGGGCACCGGCGCTGGGGCTCGCCCTCGGCGCGGCGCTGCTCGCGGGCGGGGCGGCCCTCGGGCTGCTCGGGCTGGGTCCCGCGCTGCTCGCCGTCGCCGGCATGGCCGGGCTCGCCCTGCTCACGCGGGGGCTGCACCTCGACGGCCTGGCCGACACCGCCGACGGCCTGGGCAGCGGGCGGCCCGCCGAGGGCGCGCTGGAGGTCATGCGCCGCTCCGACGTCGGTCCCTTCGGCGTCGTCGTGCTCGTGCTCGTGCTCCTGGCCGACGCGGCCGCCCTCGCCCAGCTCGTCGCCGCCGGCTGGGGCCCCCTCGCCGCCCTCGCCCCCGCGGCGGGGCGCCTCGCCCTGCCGCTGGCCTGCCGCGCCGGGGTGCCCGCGGCGCGGCCCGGCGGCCTGGGCGCGCTCGTGGCCGGGTCCGTGCCGCGTCCGGCGGCGGCCGCCGCCGCGCTGGGCACCGCCGGGGCGCTCGCGGCGGCCGGCGCGCTCGCCGGCGCGGCGACCGGCGCGGGCGGCGCCCTGCACGGCGCCCTCGCCGGGGCCGCCGCCGCCGCCGCGGGCGCCGCCGCGGCGCTGGTGCTGCTCCGCCGGTGCGTGCGCCGGCTCGGCGGGACGACGGGCGACGTGCTCGGCGCGTGCGTCGAGACGGCCCAGTGCGCCGCGCTCGTGGCCCTCGTCGCCGTCGTCGCCGCTCCGTAG
- a CDS encoding aldo/keto reductase family protein, with protein MEFRHLGRSGLMISEIAYGNWLTHGSQVEEEAAFACVHAALDAGITTFDTADVYAGTRAEEVLGRALQGQRREGLEVFTKVYWPTGPGPNDRGLSRKHVMESIHGSLRRLRTDYVDLYQAHRYDVETPLEETMQAFADIVHQGKAHYIGVSEWTAEQIREGHALAQQLGIQLVSSQPQYSALWRVIEGEVVPTCRELGIGQIVWSPIAQGVLTGKYRPGAEPPAGSRATDQNGGAGMIARWMRDDVLERVQELRPVADDLGMSMAALAVAWVLQNDGVSAAIIGASRPEQVHDNVKAAGVRLSPDVMARIEEVLAPVAETDPARTAAGAPQQRP; from the coding sequence ATGGAGTTCCGCCACCTGGGCCGCAGCGGCCTGATGATCAGCGAGATCGCGTACGGCAACTGGCTCACCCACGGGAGCCAGGTCGAGGAGGAGGCGGCGTTCGCCTGCGTGCACGCCGCCCTCGACGCCGGCATCACCACCTTCGACACCGCCGACGTCTACGCCGGCACCCGGGCCGAGGAGGTGCTCGGGCGCGCCCTGCAGGGCCAGCGCCGCGAGGGCCTGGAGGTCTTCACCAAGGTCTACTGGCCCACGGGCCCGGGGCCGAACGACCGCGGCCTGTCGCGCAAGCACGTCATGGAGTCGATCCACGGGTCGCTGCGCCGGCTGCGCACCGACTACGTCGACCTCTACCAGGCGCACCGCTACGACGTGGAGACCCCGCTCGAGGAGACGATGCAGGCGTTCGCCGACATCGTCCACCAGGGCAAGGCCCACTACATCGGCGTCTCGGAGTGGACCGCCGAGCAGATCCGCGAGGGCCACGCGCTGGCGCAGCAGCTGGGCATCCAGCTGGTGTCGAGCCAGCCCCAGTACTCCGCCCTGTGGCGGGTCATCGAGGGCGAGGTCGTGCCGACCTGCCGCGAGCTCGGCATCGGCCAGATCGTGTGGTCGCCCATCGCGCAGGGCGTGCTCACCGGCAAGTACCGGCCCGGCGCGGAGCCGCCGGCGGGCTCGCGGGCGACGGACCAGAACGGCGGCGCGGGCATGATCGCGCGCTGGATGCGCGACGACGTGCTCGAGCGGGTGCAGGAGCTGCGCCCGGTCGCGGACGACCTCGGCATGTCGATGGCGGCGCTCGCCGTGGCCTGGGTGCTGCAGAACGACGGCGTCTCCGCGGCGATCATCGGCGCCTCGCGCCCGGAGCAGGTGCACGACAACGTCAAGGCCGCCGGCGTGCGCCTGTCCCCCGACGTCATGGCGCGCATCGAGGAGGTCCTGGCGCCGGTCGCCGAGACCGACCCGGCCCGCACCGCGGCGGGGGCCCCGCAGCAGCGCCCCTGA
- a CDS encoding NAD(P)/FAD-dependent oxidoreductase, whose protein sequence is MRRVDPLRALADAEPAVLWLDRPDRPDPAPALVGDARCDLAVVGGGFSGLWTALLAKERDPARDVVLLEGHEVAWAASGRNGGFVADSLTHGYRNGVERFGEEYPLLARLGRENLDGLEADVRRLGIDCGWERTGQLDVAVAPWQEQGLREDAAALDDPDVVLLDRDAVRAEVDSPTYLAGLWDRRGAALVDPARLAWGLRRACLERGVRLHERTPVTALDGTLLRTPYGTLRAERVALGTNAFPSLLRRARPFTVPVYDYVLATEPLAPQQRAALGWHHRQGLADAGNQFHYYRLTPDDRVLWGGWDAVYRFGGRVSADHDHDHRTYATLARHFRETFPQLEDVRFTHRWGGAIDTCSRFSAFFGTAAGGRVAYSAGYTGLGVGATRFGAQVVLDLLAGEPTERTRLGMVRRKPVPFPPEPLAWAGIQLTRRALARADRRGGRRGPWLRTMDALGLGFDS, encoded by the coding sequence ATGCGGCGGGTGGACCCCCTGCGCGCCCTCGCCGACGCCGAGCCCGCCGTCCTCTGGCTGGACCGCCCCGACCGGCCGGACCCCGCGCCGGCCCTCGTGGGCGACGCCCGCTGCGACCTCGCCGTCGTCGGCGGCGGCTTCTCCGGGCTCTGGACCGCCCTGCTCGCCAAGGAGCGCGACCCGGCCCGCGACGTCGTCCTGCTCGAGGGGCACGAGGTGGCGTGGGCGGCGTCCGGGCGCAACGGCGGCTTCGTCGCCGACAGCCTGACCCACGGCTACCGCAACGGCGTCGAGCGCTTCGGCGAGGAGTACCCGCTGCTCGCCCGGCTCGGCCGGGAGAACCTCGACGGCCTCGAGGCGGACGTGCGCCGGCTGGGCATCGACTGCGGGTGGGAGCGCACCGGCCAGCTCGACGTCGCCGTCGCGCCGTGGCAGGAGCAGGGGCTGCGCGAGGACGCGGCCGCGCTCGACGACCCCGACGTCGTGCTGCTCGACCGCGACGCCGTGCGGGCCGAGGTGGACTCGCCCACGTACCTCGCCGGGCTGTGGGACCGCCGCGGCGCCGCGCTCGTCGACCCCGCCCGGCTGGCCTGGGGGCTGCGCCGGGCGTGCCTCGAGCGCGGGGTGCGCCTGCACGAGCGGACCCCCGTGACCGCCCTCGACGGGACGCTGCTGCGGACTCCGTACGGGACGTTGCGGGCGGAGCGCGTGGCGCTGGGCACCAACGCCTTCCCGTCGCTGCTGCGCCGGGCCCGCCCGTTCACCGTGCCGGTGTACGACTACGTGCTCGCGACCGAGCCGCTGGCCCCGCAGCAGCGCGCGGCGCTGGGCTGGCACCACCGGCAGGGCCTGGCCGACGCGGGCAACCAGTTCCACTACTACCGGCTGACGCCGGACGACCGGGTGCTGTGGGGCGGGTGGGACGCGGTCTACCGCTTCGGCGGGCGGGTCTCCGCGGACCACGACCACGACCACCGCACCTACGCCACGCTGGCGCGGCACTTCCGGGAGACGTTCCCGCAGCTGGAGGACGTGCGCTTCACCCACCGCTGGGGCGGGGCGATCGACACGTGCTCGCGCTTCAGCGCCTTCTTCGGCACCGCCGCGGGCGGGCGGGTCGCCTACTCCGCGGGCTACACCGGGCTGGGCGTCGGAGCGACCCGCTTCGGCGCGCAGGTGGTGCTCGACCTGCTCGCGGGGGAGCCCACCGAGCGCACCCGCCTCGGCATGGTCCGCCGCAAGCCGGTGCCGTTCCCGCCCGAGCCGCTGGCGTGGGCCGGCATCCAGCTCACCCGGCGCGCCCTGGCCCGCGCCGACCGCCGGGGCGGGCGGCGCGGGCCGTGGCTGCGGACGATGGACGCCCTCGGGCTCGGCTTCGACTCCTGA
- the cobT gene encoding nicotinate-nucleotide--dimethylbenzimidazole phosphoribosyltransferase has protein sequence MSQSVRRPDEGARTAARERQGALIKPAGALGRLEELSVWLAGAQGASPPRPLERVRVVVFAGDHGIARAGVSAYPPEVTAQMVAGILAGSAAVSVLARTLGASVRVVDMAVDADTPPEVSAHKVRRGSGRIDVEDALTRGEAEAAFRAGMQVADEEVDAGADLLVPGDMGIGNTTPAAVLTGVLTANDAATVMGRGTGIDDRTWMVKCAAVRDAMRRTRAVLGDPVQVLATGGGADIAAMAGFLVQAAARRTPVLLDGVVSGAAALVGQRVSYRAVDWWQAGHLSTEPAHRKALDRLSLVPLVDQGLRLGEGTGALLALPLLRAAQATLAEMATFEEAGVSGPAAG, from the coding sequence CTGTCCCAGTCGGTGCGGCGCCCGGACGAGGGCGCGCGCACCGCGGCCCGCGAGCGCCAGGGCGCGCTCATCAAGCCCGCGGGGGCGCTCGGGCGCCTGGAGGAGCTGTCGGTCTGGCTGGCCGGCGCCCAGGGCGCGAGCCCCCCGCGGCCGCTGGAGCGGGTGCGCGTCGTCGTCTTCGCCGGCGACCACGGCATCGCCCGGGCCGGCGTCTCGGCGTACCCGCCCGAGGTCACCGCGCAGATGGTGGCGGGGATCCTCGCCGGGTCGGCGGCCGTCAGCGTCCTCGCCCGCACCCTCGGCGCGTCGGTGCGCGTGGTGGACATGGCCGTCGACGCGGACACGCCGCCCGAGGTGTCCGCGCACAAGGTGCGCCGCGGCTCGGGCCGCATCGACGTCGAGGACGCCCTGACCCGCGGCGAGGCGGAGGCCGCCTTCCGGGCCGGCATGCAGGTCGCCGACGAGGAGGTCGACGCCGGCGCGGACCTGCTGGTCCCCGGGGACATGGGGATCGGCAACACCACGCCCGCGGCGGTGCTCACGGGGGTGCTCACGGCCAACGACGCGGCCACCGTCATGGGCCGCGGCACGGGCATCGACGACCGCACGTGGATGGTGAAGTGCGCCGCGGTGCGCGACGCGATGCGCCGCACCCGCGCGGTGCTGGGCGACCCGGTGCAGGTGCTGGCGACGGGCGGCGGGGCGGACATCGCGGCGATGGCCGGCTTCCTCGTGCAGGCCGCCGCCCGGCGCACCCCGGTGCTCCTCGACGGGGTCGTCAGCGGCGCGGCGGCGCTCGTCGGGCAGCGGGTGTCGTACCGGGCCGTGGACTGGTGGCAGGCCGGGCACCTGTCGACGGAGCCCGCGCACCGCAAGGCGCTCGACCGGCTCTCGCTGGTGCCGCTCGTCGACCAGGGCCTGCGGCTCGGCGAGGGCACCGGCGCGCTGCTGGCGCTGCCGCTGCTGCGCGCAGCGCAGGCGACGCTCGCCGAGATGGCGACGTTCGAGGAGGCGGGGGTCTCCGGCCCCGCGGCGGGGTGA
- a CDS encoding iron-siderophore ABC transporter substrate-binding protein, which yields MTLRLALRATAAAAAALLALAGCSTGSEEPEAEATAAAGADGFPVTVATAFGDVTVEEEPQRVVALGWSDAETALALGVQPVGATDWLGFGGEGVGPWAEGLYEEAPEILPTTDLDPEAVAALQPDLILDTRQDGDQARYDALSQIAPVVGPPEGVIEYGTTWQQQVDLVAQALGRTEEGEQLTEETEAAIAEAREAHPGFEGTEVAVGAYFAGQYGAYVRGDSRVDLMEQLGFTNSPEVEALADGSSFYVNVARERLDVLDADLSVVFPIGDVVEELRGDELLQGIGSAQAGRLVVLEDPALVNAFSSGSALGIRYAVEEAVPLFAQALA from the coding sequence ATGACCCTGCGCCTCGCCCTCCGGGCGACCGCCGCCGCAGCGGCGGCCCTGCTGGCCCTCGCCGGCTGCAGCACCGGCTCGGAGGAGCCGGAGGCCGAGGCCACCGCGGCCGCCGGTGCCGACGGCTTCCCCGTCACGGTCGCCACCGCCTTCGGCGACGTCACCGTCGAGGAGGAGCCGCAGCGGGTCGTCGCGCTGGGCTGGTCCGACGCCGAGACCGCGCTCGCGCTGGGCGTCCAGCCCGTCGGGGCCACCGACTGGCTCGGGTTCGGCGGCGAGGGCGTCGGCCCGTGGGCCGAGGGCCTCTACGAGGAGGCGCCGGAGATCCTCCCGACGACCGACCTCGACCCCGAGGCCGTCGCGGCGCTGCAGCCGGACCTCATCCTCGACACCCGCCAGGACGGCGACCAGGCGCGCTACGACGCCCTGTCGCAGATCGCGCCGGTCGTCGGCCCGCCCGAGGGCGTCATCGAGTACGGCACGACCTGGCAGCAGCAGGTCGACCTCGTCGCGCAGGCCCTCGGCCGCACCGAGGAGGGCGAGCAGCTCACCGAGGAGACCGAGGCCGCGATCGCCGAGGCGCGCGAGGCGCACCCCGGGTTCGAGGGCACCGAGGTCGCCGTCGGCGCCTACTTCGCCGGCCAGTACGGCGCGTACGTCCGCGGCGACTCGCGCGTCGACCTCATGGAGCAGCTCGGGTTCACCAACTCCCCCGAGGTCGAGGCGCTGGCCGACGGCAGCTCCTTCTACGTCAACGTGGCGCGCGAGCGGCTGGACGTGCTCGACGCCGACCTGAGCGTGGTGTTCCCCATCGGCGACGTCGTCGAGGAGCTGCGCGGCGACGAGCTGCTCCAGGGCATCGGCTCGGCGCAGGCGGGCCGCCTGGTGGTCCTGGAGGACCCGGCGCTGGTCAACGCGTTCTCCAGCGGGTCCGCGCTCGGCATCCGGTACGCCGTCGAGGAGGCGGTGCCGCTCTTCGCGCAGGCGCTCGCCTGA
- a CDS encoding bifunctional adenosylcobinamide kinase/adenosylcobinamide-phosphate guanylyltransferase, protein MEVVLLGTGGAAGCPRPTCACPTCSALRQRGAWHGPTAVLVDGALLLGGGPHVVAAAARAGRSLAGLGRVVALPGTAGAPAPVAPVPPHALRQPAPGVVDVRGPDGDRLLLAAAPLGPPVLDATAGAAYDVVVLALPLAAAVPALAALRASGAAAPRTRVVLAGLDHDAPPPDELARRARAWGVQVGEDGLVVGGPAAPPRPHRVLVLGGARSGKSLEAERRLGAEPRVRYVATAPDRPGDAEWAERVAAHRARRPPGWRTTETSDVAGALAVPGPPLLVDCLGLWLTGVVDGAGPGAWDGDPAARERVRRRVDELVTAWSGAAAPVVAVSNEVGSGVVPATASGRLFRDELGRLNALVAAASDEVLLVVAGQALRLR, encoded by the coding sequence GTGGAGGTCGTCCTGCTCGGCACGGGCGGCGCCGCCGGCTGCCCGCGCCCGACGTGCGCGTGCCCGACGTGCTCGGCCCTGCGGCAGCGGGGGGCGTGGCACGGTCCGACCGCCGTCCTGGTGGACGGCGCCCTGCTGCTCGGCGGCGGGCCGCACGTGGTCGCGGCCGCCGCGCGCGCGGGGCGCTCCCTGGCCGGGCTGGGCCGGGTCGTCGCGCTGCCGGGCACCGCGGGCGCACCGGCCCCGGTCGCCCCGGTGCCGCCGCACGCGCTGCGCCAGCCGGCGCCCGGCGTCGTCGACGTGCGCGGCCCGGACGGCGACCGGCTGCTGCTCGCCGCCGCACCGCTCGGCCCCCCCGTCCTCGACGCGACGGCCGGGGCCGCGTACGACGTCGTGGTGCTCGCCCTCCCGCTCGCCGCGGCGGTCCCCGCCCTCGCGGCGCTGCGCGCCTCCGGCGCGGCCGCGCCGCGCACCCGCGTGGTGCTCGCCGGCCTGGACCACGACGCCCCGCCGCCGGACGAGCTGGCGCGCCGGGCCCGCGCGTGGGGCGTGCAGGTCGGTGAGGACGGCCTCGTGGTGGGCGGCCCCGCGGCACCGCCCCGGCCGCACCGGGTCCTCGTCCTCGGCGGGGCGCGCTCCGGCAAGTCGCTGGAGGCCGAGCGGCGCCTGGGCGCCGAGCCGCGCGTGCGCTACGTCGCCACCGCGCCGGACCGCCCGGGCGACGCCGAGTGGGCCGAGCGGGTCGCCGCGCACCGCGCCCGGCGGCCGCCCGGCTGGCGCACCACCGAGACGTCCGACGTCGCCGGGGCGCTCGCCGTGCCCGGGCCTCCGCTGCTCGTCGACTGCCTCGGGCTCTGGCTCACCGGCGTGGTCGACGGCGCCGGGCCGGGGGCCTGGGACGGCGACCCCGCGGCCCGCGAGCGGGTGCGCCGGCGGGTCGACGAGCTCGTCACCGCCTGGTCGGGCGCCGCCGCTCCCGTCGTCGCGGTGAGCAACGAGGTCGGCAGCGGCGTCGTCCCGGCCACCGCGTCGGGACGGCTGTTCCGCGACGAGCTCGGACGGCTCAACGCGCTCGTCGCCGCGGCGAGCGACGAGGTGCTGCTCGTCGTGGCCGGGCAGGCCCTGCGCCTGCGCTGA